In Borrelia hispanica CRI, a genomic segment contains:
- a CDS encoding Mlp family lipoprotein, whose amino-acid sequence MKITNFTLILLLLMSSCDQENNTNKGIKSRNKRDLEQQVEAQKTPEETLREKLSESQIKGLDFLKEALSSESELNKFLNADESKIKEALDHIQSELAKCTGDDAEQQKTTFKQVVEGALKEGLDKFKDQSSSNCGNN is encoded by the coding sequence ATGAAAATAACCAATTTTACTTTGATTTTATTACTACTAATGAGTAGTTGTGATCAAGAAAATAACACAAATAAAGGAATTAAGAGCAGAAATAAAAGAGACTTAGAACAACAAGTAGAAGCACAAAAAACACCTGAAGAAACATTAAGAGAAAAGTTAAGTGAAAGTCAAATAAAAGGTCTAGATTTTTTAAAAGAAGCTTTGAGTAGTGAATCTGAACTCAATAAATTTTTAAATGCAGACGAATCTAAAATAAAAGAGGCTCTTGATCACATTCAATCAGAACTTGCAAAGTGTACAGGAGATGACGCAGAACAACAAAAAACAACATTTAAACAAGTAGTAGAAGGTGCTTTGAAAGAGGGCTTAGATAAATTCAAAGACCAATCATCTAGCAATTGTGGAAATAATTAA